Proteins encoded in a region of the Pseudomonas putida genome:
- the moaE gene encoding molybdopterin synthase catalytic subunit MoaE codes for MAVRVQQGAFDPGAEVNAMHAANVGVGAVVGFVGYVRDFNDGREVAGMFLEHYPGMTEKALAKIVVEAEQRWPLLKVEVLHRIGALEPGEPIVFVGVASAHRQAAFDACNFIMDYLKTRAPFWKKENTEEGPRWVEGKQSDQDAAGRW; via the coding sequence ATGGCAGTGCGAGTGCAGCAAGGCGCGTTCGACCCGGGGGCCGAGGTCAATGCCATGCATGCGGCCAACGTCGGCGTGGGCGCGGTGGTCGGTTTTGTCGGCTATGTGCGGGATTTCAACGATGGCCGTGAAGTGGCGGGGATGTTCCTTGAACACTATCCCGGCATGACCGAGAAGGCCTTGGCCAAGATCGTGGTCGAGGCCGAGCAGCGCTGGCCACTGCTGAAGGTGGAAGTGCTGCACCGCATCGGTGCGCTGGAGCCGGGTGAGCCGATCGTGTTCGTCGGTGTGGCCAGTGCCCATCGGCAGGCAGCGTTCGACGCCTGCAACTTCATCATGGACTACCTGAAGACCCGGGCGCCGTTCTGGAAGAAGGAGAATACCGAGGAAGGGCCGCGGTGGGTGGAAGGGAAGCAGAGTGACCAGGATGCGGCGGGGCGCTGGTAG
- the moaD gene encoding molybdopterin converting factor subunit 1, whose amino-acid sequence MKVKVSYFARYRELLGVDAEHVEGAFKVLDDVRQVLVAKGGQYAVLAEQNLMCARNEELCKLDEPLAEGDEVAFFPPVTGG is encoded by the coding sequence ATGAAGGTCAAGGTGAGTTATTTTGCCCGTTACCGCGAGCTGCTGGGCGTGGATGCCGAGCATGTAGAGGGCGCGTTCAAGGTGCTGGACGATGTCCGCCAGGTCCTGGTGGCCAAGGGCGGGCAATATGCGGTGCTGGCCGAGCAGAACCTGATGTGCGCGCGTAACGAAGAACTGTGCAAACTCGACGAGCCGCTGGCAGAGGGTGATGAAGTGGCGTTTTTCCCGCCGGTGACCGGAGGCTGA
- the moaC gene encoding cyclic pyranopterin monophosphate synthase MoaC produces MLTHLDSQGRANMVDVTEKAVTEREATAEARVRMLPQTLQMIVDGEHPKGDVFAVARIAGIQAAKKTSDLIPLCHPLMLTSVKVELSAEGQDAVRIVARCKLAGQTGVEMEALTAASVAALTIYDMCKAVDKGMVIEQVRLLEKLGGKSGHYKVQA; encoded by the coding sequence GTGCTGACACATCTTGATTCCCAGGGGCGGGCCAACATGGTCGACGTCACTGAAAAGGCCGTGACCGAGCGCGAGGCCACCGCCGAGGCGCGGGTGCGCATGTTGCCGCAGACGTTGCAGATGATCGTCGACGGTGAACACCCCAAAGGCGACGTGTTCGCCGTGGCGCGCATTGCCGGGATCCAGGCGGCGAAGAAGACCAGCGATTTGATCCCGCTGTGCCACCCGCTGATGCTGACCAGCGTCAAGGTCGAACTCAGTGCCGAAGGGCAGGACGCCGTGCGTATCGTTGCCCGCTGCAAGCTGGCCGGGCAGACCGGTGTCGAGATGGAGGCGCTGACCGCCGCCAGCGTTGCTGCGCTGACGATCTATGACATGTGCAAGGCCGTGGACAAGGGCATGGTCATCGAGCAGGTGCGCCTGCTGGAAAAGCTCGGCGGCAAGAGCGGCCACTACAAGGTGCAAGCGTGA
- a CDS encoding PhoH family protein, which produces MDDQGRNPSSSKPILYVLDTNVLIHDPNALLNFEEHHVAIPMTVLEELDKLKTGKQTIAAECRQAIRLIDQTLGDASPSDVEQGVPIQRNKSGPKGFLSILMSPRNEPSKLLPENLNDNIIINTLLDVRSRRTDLDVVLVTKDINMRLKARACGIAAEDYSTDQLVDDVSLLSKGYHSVTGSFWDRVSKVDTRQERGRTWHRVQMIDNLPAVHINEFIIDEQGFVGWIKGIRNDELLLLDLHQEPLLHQEAWGLKPRDIHQSLALFALLDPDIHLVNLTGAAGSGKTILALAAAIEQTMVSKRYRRIIATRSVQGLDQEIGFLPGTEAEKMEPWLGAITDNLEALHMDDESTHGSVEYILERVPLQFKSLNYIRGRSFQQSLILIDECQNLTPHQMKTIITRAGSGSKVVCLGNLAQIDTPYLSATSSGLTYLTERFKDFPHGVHITLQGVPRSVLAEYAESHL; this is translated from the coding sequence ATGGATGACCAAGGACGCAACCCTTCCTCCAGCAAGCCAATCCTCTATGTGCTCGATACCAACGTCCTGATTCACGACCCCAACGCGTTACTGAACTTCGAGGAGCACCATGTCGCCATTCCGATGACGGTGCTGGAGGAACTCGACAAGCTCAAGACCGGTAAACAGACCATCGCCGCCGAATGCCGGCAGGCCATCCGCCTGATCGACCAGACCCTTGGTGACGCTTCGCCCAGCGATGTCGAGCAGGGCGTGCCGATCCAACGCAACAAAAGCGGGCCCAAGGGCTTCCTGTCGATCCTGATGAGCCCGCGCAACGAGCCCAGCAAGTTGCTGCCGGAAAACCTCAACGACAACATCATCATCAACACCCTGCTCGACGTACGCAGCCGGCGCACCGACTTGGACGTGGTGCTGGTCACCAAAGACATCAACATGCGCCTGAAGGCGCGCGCCTGTGGCATTGCGGCCGAGGACTACAGCACCGACCAGTTGGTCGATGACGTGTCCTTGCTGTCCAAGGGTTACCACTCGGTCACCGGCTCGTTCTGGGACCGCGTCAGCAAGGTCGATACCCGCCAGGAGCGTGGCCGTACCTGGCATCGGGTGCAGATGATCGACAACTTGCCAGCCGTGCATATCAACGAGTTCATCATCGATGAGCAGGGCTTCGTCGGCTGGATCAAGGGCATCCGCAACGACGAACTGCTGCTGCTCGACTTGCACCAGGAACCGCTGCTGCACCAGGAAGCCTGGGGCCTGAAACCACGCGACATCCACCAAAGCCTGGCGCTGTTCGCCTTGCTCGACCCGGACATCCACCTGGTCAACCTGACCGGCGCCGCAGGCTCTGGCAAGACCATCCTGGCCCTGGCTGCGGCCATCGAGCAGACCATGGTCAGCAAGCGCTACCGGCGCATCATCGCCACCCGCAGCGTGCAGGGGCTGGACCAGGAGATCGGCTTCCTGCCGGGTACCGAAGCGGAGAAAATGGAGCCGTGGCTGGGCGCCATCACCGACAACCTCGAAGCCTTGCACATGGATGACGAAAGTACCCATGGCAGCGTCGAGTACATCCTCGAACGCGTGCCGTTGCAGTTCAAGTCGCTGAACTACATCCGTGGCCGCAGCTTCCAGCAAAGCCTGATCCTGATCGACGAGTGCCAGAACCTGACGCCGCACCAGATGAAAACCATCATTACCCGTGCCGGCTCCGGTTCCAAGGTGGTCTGCCTGGGCAACCTGGCGCAGATCGACACCCCCTACCTGTCCGCGACCAGCTCGGGCCTGACCTACCTGACCGAGCGTTTCAAGGACTTCCCCCACGGCGTGCACATCACCCTGCAGGGTGTGCCACGCTCGGTGCTGGCCGAGTACGCCGAGTCGCATCTGTAA
- a CDS encoding polysaccharide deacetylase family protein, with amino-acid sequence MRTAFALLAALLSLAVQAAPSPQVSLDRSLWPEQLNSPALFDVASRAEILSFAQVLHESELLDDSALAARLGLRQINLQKVRQVRARMWQRLWAGYQQAQRSCEQDASFCYPVTSMAELRTQAATFAADVGTFYTGWVEPSHQFHVRYLDEQLRKAALLPQTSSEIERLSSRERNGDELNDRMFLLTFVGGPGPESGSTDLLTDYLRRQKLEGTFFVLGNRLQQRRDGGAANALRRLYGGQCVGIQGWEYRSHAQWTDWQDSLRRSQARVQADLPEQYVPLFRPPYGQRRADGEAFMASQQLRVSLWDIDAQDDGALSAEASAQRVLTLMLLWRKGVIQFHDSLPKAQPAVEWVLRNTAQSGIGWESCREYGYSE; translated from the coding sequence GTGCGCACTGCCTTTGCCTTGCTGGCCGCTCTGCTGAGCCTGGCCGTGCAAGCCGCCCCTTCACCCCAGGTCAGCCTGGACCGCAGCCTGTGGCCCGAGCAACTGAACAGCCCGGCGCTGTTCGACGTGGCCTCGCGGGCGGAAATTCTTTCGTTCGCCCAGGTGCTGCACGAAAGCGAGTTGCTGGATGACTCGGCGCTGGCGGCGAGGCTGGGGCTGCGGCAGATCAACCTGCAGAAGGTGCGCCAGGTGCGGGCACGTATGTGGCAGCGGTTGTGGGCTGGTTATCAACAGGCGCAGCGCAGTTGCGAGCAGGACGCGTCGTTCTGCTACCCGGTTACGTCGATGGCGGAGTTGCGCACGCAGGCAGCCACGTTCGCTGCTGATGTCGGCACGTTCTATACCGGCTGGGTCGAGCCAAGCCATCAGTTTCATGTGCGCTATCTGGACGAGCAGCTGCGCAAGGCGGCGTTGTTGCCGCAGACCAGTAGCGAAATCGAACGGTTGTCTTCGCGCGAGCGCAATGGCGACGAATTGAACGACCGTATGTTCCTGCTGACCTTCGTCGGCGGGCCCGGGCCTGAGAGTGGCAGTACCGATTTACTCACCGATTACTTGCGCCGGCAGAAGCTCGAAGGCACGTTCTTCGTGCTCGGCAACCGTCTGCAGCAACGCCGGGATGGCGGGGCTGCGAACGCCTTGCGCCGGCTCTATGGCGGCCAGTGCGTGGGCATCCAGGGTTGGGAGTACCGCTCCCATGCGCAGTGGACCGACTGGCAGGATTCGCTGCGGCGCAGCCAGGCGCGGGTGCAGGCCGACTTGCCGGAACAGTATGTGCCGCTGTTCCGCCCGCCTTATGGCCAGCGCCGGGCCGACGGCGAGGCGTTCATGGCCAGCCAACAGCTGCGGGTATCGTTATGGGATATCGATGCCCAGGATGACGGCGCACTGAGCGCAGAGGCGTCGGCGCAGCGTGTACTGACCCTGATGCTGCTGTGGCGCAAGGGCGTGATCCAGTTCCATGACAGCCTGCCCAAGGCGCAGCCGGCGGTGGAATGGGTGCTGCGCAATACCGCCCAGAGCGGGATTGGCTGGGAGAGTTGCCGAGAATATGGATATAGCGAATAG
- the yaaA gene encoding peroxide stress protein YaaA, translated as MLTVISPAKTLDYDTPPVTERFTLPQYLDDSQALIQQLRELSPAQISELMHLSDKLAGLNAARFGSWTPDFTPANAKQALLAFKGDVYTGLDAESLAEDDFSYAQDHLRMLSGLYGLLRPLDLMQPYRLEMGTKLANARGKDLYAFWGTRISEWLNEALAEQGDDVLLNLASNEYFSAVKRSALKARVINVDFKDLKNGQYKIISFYAKKARGMMSRFVIQQRISDPEQLKQFDVQGYYYSAEQSKPDHLVFLRDHPAD; from the coding sequence ATGCTGACGGTGATTTCCCCCGCCAAGACCCTCGACTACGACACCCCGCCAGTAACCGAGCGTTTCACCCTGCCCCAGTACCTGGATGACTCCCAGGCGCTGATCCAGCAGCTGCGCGAACTGTCGCCAGCGCAGATCAGCGAACTGATGCACCTGTCCGACAAGCTCGCGGGCCTGAATGCCGCTCGTTTCGGCAGCTGGACCCCAGACTTCACCCCCGCCAATGCCAAACAGGCGCTGCTGGCGTTCAAGGGTGACGTGTACACCGGCCTCGACGCCGAAAGCCTGGCTGAAGACGACTTCAGTTACGCACAAGACCACCTGCGCATGCTTTCTGGCCTGTACGGCCTGCTGCGCCCGCTGGACCTGATGCAGCCCTACCGCCTGGAAATGGGCACCAAGCTGGCCAACGCACGCGGCAAGGACCTGTACGCCTTCTGGGGCACACGCATCAGCGAATGGCTGAACGAGGCCCTGGCCGAACAGGGTGATGACGTGCTGCTGAACCTGGCCAGCAATGAGTACTTCAGCGCGGTGAAACGCAGCGCGCTGAAGGCCCGGGTGATCAATGTCGATTTCAAGGACCTGAAGAACGGCCAGTACAAGATCATCAGCTTCTACGCCAAGAAAGCCCGCGGCATGATGAGCCGCTTCGTCATCCAGCAGCGCATCAGCGACCCAGAGCAGCTCAAGCAGTTCGATGTGCAGGGCTATTACTACAGTGCCGAGCAGTCCAAGCCGGACCATCTGGTGTTCCTGCGCGATCACCCTGCCGATTAA